Proteins encoded in a region of the Pelmatolapia mariae isolate MD_Pm_ZW linkage group LG16_19, Pm_UMD_F_2, whole genome shotgun sequence genome:
- the LOC134644122 gene encoding endonuclease domain-containing 1 protein-like, whose product MQSSVTVCFLLLVFPVNAHVVENFEGCKKYFYNGHVPKWTPNNHVHICQKFKNSYHFATLYDTTNRIPVYSAYIVEDGKKSDHRWMVEPQLVKQEFEEEMMTQDSLIYKHPTLNLDEIGTRQATDEDYNKLPNGYSRGHLNPNSHHAGDASKATMTLTNIVPQKQSLNEKKWSQHEAELKALAKGNSVYVLVGAIPSEGNWIKRDNQPGVNIPDYMWVAHCYCDKTSCKSGGATAKNFENKIYECTLSQLQAFLEKHNQAAGQLFDNNCYVEQAAGATAAAGNPCDI is encoded by the exons ATGCAGAGCTCGGTGACCGTGtgcttcctcctcctcgtctttCCCGTCAACGCACACGTCGTGGAAAACTTTGAG GGGTGCAAGAAATACTTTTACAACGGGCATGTGCCAAAGTGGACTCCCAATAATCACGTCCACATCTGCCAGAAGTTTAAGAACAG CTACCACTTTGCCACCCTGTACGACACCACCAACCGCATTCCCGTCTACTCTGCTTACATAGTTGAGGACGGCAAAAAATCAGATCACAGATGGATGGTGGAGCCTCAG CTGGTAAAACAGGAGTTTGAAGAGGAGATGATGACACAGGATTCACTGATTTACAAACATCCTACACTAAACCTTGATGAAATAGGAACGAGGCAGGCAACAGACGAGGACTACAATAAACTTCCTAATGGTTACAGCCGAGGTCACCTCAACCCCAACTCGCACCATGCAG GTGATGCTTCCAAAGCCACTATGACCCTGACCAACATAGTTCCCCAAAAACAATCACTGAACGAAAAGAAGTGGAGTCAACATGAGGCAGAACTCAAAGCTTTGGCCAAAGGTAACTCCGTCTACGTTCTGGTTGGTGCGATTCCATCAGAAGGAAACTGGATCAAAAGAGATAACCAGCCAGGTGTCAACATCCCAGACTACATGTGGGTCGCCCACTGCTACTGTGACAAGACATCTTGTAAGAGTGGGGGTGCCACAGCTAAGAATTTTGAGAACAAGATCTACGAGTGCACCCTGTCACAGCTTCAAGCCTTTCTTGAAAAACACAACCAAGCTGCAGGTCAGCTGTTTGACAACAACTGCTATGTGGAGCAGGCTGCAGGTGCGACTGCAGCAGCAGGAAATCCTTGTGACATATAA